The genomic window ATGTACTTTTGTCAGATTTAAGAGCATTATTAGAAAAAAGTGCCAGAATCAATAAGAATAGAACAGCAATTGCAGGTGCAATTATAATTTTTTTTCCAATTTTCATATTTTTTATACCAAACATTGATAACTCCTGTAGATTAAATTCTCAAATAAATTAAATGCATTTTTTAACTTATTTGGAAATTTAAAGCTTTGAAAAACAAAGCTTTAAATTAGAAGATTATTTATAAACTCCAGCACCGATTAACTGATTTTCTCCAATTCCAATAACATAAGAAGTTTTTGGAGTTTGTTCTCCTCTTGTTGGATGATCCCAAACATAATCAACCCATCCAGAACCATCAGCTTTTACTTTATCAATAAATTCTTTGAATAATTGATTTCCAGCTCTATCTTTATATCTGTACATATTTTTACCTTTTAAAGGTTTTTTAGGATGTGCTGTGATTATTCCATCAAAGTCATTTGCCCAAATATATAAATCATCTTTTACAAATTCACTATCAGGTTTATTGAACTCTTCAACACAAGCAGTAACTCCAACTTTTTTACAAAATTCAACACCTTTATCAACTAATGCTTTTGCATCAGCTTGTGTACTCTCAGCATTTGCAAATGTAACACTTAATAATAAAGCAGCTGTTAACTTAACTAATTTACTCATAATCCATCTCCTTAGTTTATTTTCAAACTTGATATTTACATAAAAGAAATTAATCTATTCTTAATATTTTAAAATTATTAATTATAAACTTAAAATTTTATTAAAATGCTATTCTATTGCTATTAATGCTATTTTATAGGCTTTTCAATTGATAATTAGAATCAATTTTCCCTATATTAACATTTCTAAGTTTATTAATAAAAATTATTTTTTTAAATCTTTAGAATATTAATATATTTTTATATAATTAGATATATTTTATATATTTAATATTATATTTGTTATAATATTAATACATAATTTATATTTATATATAGAATTATATATAAATAAAATAAAGGATTTATATTGTCATTCGTAGTTTATAGTATTAAAGGTGGAGTTGGAAAAACTACCCTATCAGTTCAAATTTCTCAAATGTTAGATTACACATACGTAACAAATGATTCTCATTCTTCTGCACATAATCTTATGCCGGAAGAAAAAGGTTTTTTAGTTTCAAGTGAAGAGTATGAAGAGATTCCTTTTGATAACAATATAGTATATGATTTTGGAGGATTTAAAGATACAAGAATCAATGATATTATCAAACAATCAAATAAAATTATCATCCCAACTCTTACATCAATTGTAGATGTTCAAGCAACACTAGCTACATTAAAAGATGTATATGAAGTTAATAAAAATATAATCATTGTTGTAAATAGGGCTAAAAACAACAACAAAGCTATAGAATTAAAAGAGTATTTACTTGAAGAAATAAATAAATCATATAAAGAGATAAATGCAACTATACTTTTTGTAAGAGAATCATCTGTATTAGAAGATAGTTTATTTGATTGTGAGTATGTTGAAACAAAAGCTGGTAGTAATAGATTTAAAAGACATATTTATAGAAATGCAATAGAAGATATGATTACACTAAAAAAAGCTTTGGAGAGTTAATATGGGATATGCAGATAAATTAAAAGAAAACTCATCAAAAATCCAAACTGAAGAGAAAGTACTGAAAGAAAAAGTTACTAAAAAGAAAATACTAGGTAGACCAAAAAAAACTGAAAATGAAGTTAGAAACACAGCAATTCCAGTTGCGCTAAATCAACTTGAAAAAGTCTGGATAGAAGAACAAGCCATTAAAATGTCAAATGAAGTTGGAGTAAAAATTACAACATCAGCTTGGATGAGAATGGTTTTACTAAAAGATATGCCAAAAAACAATTAAATATTTTAACTTGTCTTTTTATTAAGGATAATATTTATCCTTTGATATAATTTATTAATAATACTTTAAGAATAAAAGTGTACAATTTCAACATAATAAAAAATATTAAAGGAAAAGATATGTTAGTAACAAAAAAAGCTCCAGATTTTACAGCAAAAGCTGTACTTGCAGATGGTCAAATTGTAGAAAATTTTAACTTATATGAAAACATTGGTGAAAAAGGTGCAGTATTATTCTTTTATCCATTAGACTTTACATTTGTTTGTCCATCAGAAATAATTGCATTCTCAAAAAGAATTGAAGATTTCACTTCAAGAGGAGTATCAGTAATTGGTTGTTCAGTTGATTCTCAATTCTCACACTTTGCATGGAGAGAAACTGCTGTTGAAAATGGTGGAATTGGAAGAGTTAAATTTCCATTAGTAGCAGATTTATCAAAATCAATTTCAAGAGATTATGATGTATTATTTGGAGAATCAGTAGCATTAAGAGGTTCATTCTTAATTGATGCAGATGGAACAGTAAGACATGCAGTAATTAATGACTTGCCACTAGGAAGAAATATTGATGAAATGATTAGAATGGTAGATACAATGTTATTTACAAATGAGCATGGTGAAGTTTGTCCTGCTGGATGGACTAAAGGTGACGAGGGTATGAAAGCTTCTACTTCTGGTGTTGCTGAGTATTTAGCTAAAAACGAAGGTAAATTATAATGGCAAGTTATATTGAATTAAATCAAACAAATATTCAAGAAACAATTAACGAAGGTGTAGCATTAGTTGATTTCTGGGCACCTTGGTGTGGACCTTGTAGAATGATTGCACCTGTAATTGAACAATTAGCACAAGAGTTTGAAGGAAAAGCTAAGATTTGTAAAATAAATACAGAAGAAGAGCAAGAATTAACACAACAATATCAAATTAGATCAATACCAACTATTCTTTTTTTCAAAAATGGTGAAATAGTTGACCAATTAATTGGAGCAACAACAAAAGCGATACTTGAAGAAAAATTAAATAAATATTTATAAATTTTACAGTATAAAAGCCCTATTTTAGGGCTTTTAGTTTTTAGGAAGTAGTTTCATAGGAACTATCTGGAATTCAAAGTATATCTACAAATACCTATAAAATAGATAGTTTTAAAATTTTATTTTCTAAAATACCTTAAAAAATACCTTGAAATTCATTGCCACAACATTTACATTTATAATGGTTTGTACCTCTATTTGAAGGGTCATCCCAATCTCCACTTTCAGGAGGAGTTTGATAATGTTCATGACATGTATATAAATTACACTTTTCACAAAGTCTAACTTCCTGTCCTGACTCACAATTTTGCTCTTTCTTACATAGATATCTCTTAAAAACTTTAAAAAAATAAATAATTATAATAATAGCTATTATTATAATTACAATATTTATATTGTCACTCATAAACATCCTTTTTAGTTAATATAAAATATATTATTTAACAATTATTTAATTTCTCAATTGTATTTTTCACAATATATTTATTAAAATTTTCTCTTATCATATAATTCTTTATTTTTTGTTTTTCATCATATTTATAATTATCTATTAACTCATTTACATTAATCCAGAAATCTTTTTCATTTGTTAAAAAACGACAATAGCTTACTTGTTCTTGATATAAATAATTATCTGCATATCTTGAAGATAAAATTTCTGCTAAAAATTGTATCCCTTTATTTGGACATTCATAAAGTGAGTTAACAAATTTTGTTGTATCTAAATCCTTTAGAATTGGTATATCTTGATATTTCTCGCTGAAAAATGATTTAAGATAGTTTTCATCACCATCTCTTATTGATTTAAGAAATAATTCTAATTCATCTTTGTCTTTCAGAACTTTTTGATTATAGAAATATTCTTCATTCTCTTTTAATATTTTGTTATACATTTTAACAAAATCTTCATCATTACTATTCATAAAGCCAAGTCCAAATCCACCATATATCATATTATTTTTGTTTAAAAGTTTTTTTCCCCATTTTTCTTTAGTTTTCAATAAACTTATATTTATATCAATTTGCTTTTCGATTGAATCAATAGAATATTCAGATAATTTTTCTTTATAAAAGAATATCAATAGAGCTATAACATGAAACAATACAATTTCATCAGTATAGTTATTTTTTATAAATTTATCTTTCATATCGGCAAATGCTAAATTAAATTCATCATCATTTAATTTTCTAAAATTCCATAGTTTATACCAACTAGGTTCATCTCGCTTTTTAATAAAATATGTTGTATTTTCAATATTAGCTTTCAAAATATCTTTATCTAAATAGCTTTTTATTAAAATATCTGACCAAATATCGTTAGTAAATATATGTTGATTAATTTCATTTTCATTAAGAATATCAATGCATTTCACTATTTTTGATTTTTCATTTTCTTCTTGATTATTAAACATTCTAGCTTTAAGTTCTTTAGATAAAATAAAATAATTTTTTATCAGTTGTTTAATAAACTCTTTATTTTCCACAAATTTATCTTCTAAATATTCAAAAGAATATTCAAATGCCATAATACTTTGTTTAACAATTCTTAAATTAATTGAATCATTATTTTTACATACAACATCAATTAAAGTTTCAATATTTTCATTTAATATATTTTTTGTTTTATTTGAATATTCTTCTACAAACGTCTTAATTATTGAATGTATATCCTCTTGTTGTAATTCAAAAGTTTTTCCAATAACTTTTTCTTTAAACTCAATATATTCTTTATCTGCCAATTTTTTTTCATCTGTAATAATAATTATTTTATACTGTAGTTCCTCTAATATAGAATTAATGTACCCTAAGAATAATCTAAAATCCAATTTAGTTCTTTCTAAATCATCAAAAATAAAAACTAATTTTTTCTTGCTTTTATTCTTAGAAAAATAATCATCAAAATTTGATTTCATATCAAAATTAACATTTAAATCACTTTTACTATCACCATTAAAATCTATATTTGGTATACCTAATTTAACTCCATTTTTTAAAATACCACCTGCAAATTTTACATATTTATGACCTAATACAGGGTGTATTTGTTGATATATCTTTTCATCAATTAACTTTAAATCACTTATACCAAAAAGACTTATTTTTATAAATTTACATTCTTCTTTCTTAGAATCTTTTTTATAGTCTTCTATATATTCATTTATAAAAAATGTTTTTCCAGTCCCCCATTTCGCTGTTAATAAAACTGCAAATTCTGATTTTTCAGATTTTAAATAATTATCAAAATATTTCTTAATATGTAAATTATTTTCTTTTTTTTCCACTTTTATATCCTCTGTATAATTATTCTTCTGGAAGTATTTTATAATAAAGTTTGTAAGACTTTTCACAAGTCTCATTTTTTAAATCCACTAACGAGAGTTAATAAATCTTCTTCAGTAGAAGTCATCTCATTTTTTGAATTTTCTAATTTATTTATTTCATCAAGCTTTTCTATATTTTTAGTCTCTTTTTCTGCAACTTGTTTATCATTTTTATTAGTTCGCTTTTCTCTAACTTTTATGAAACTTTGCAATGCAGTTAAACTTTTATCATTTTTTAAATTGTATGTATCTTCTAAAAATTGTGCTATTCGAGAAATAGGAAAACCTTCTTTTTTTAAAAACATTATATCTGCTTCATAATCTTGATACTTAGATTTTTTTCTATTTATCAGCTCTTTTTCTTTATTTTTCACTAAAGCCAAAGCTTGTTTTGAAATTACCATATATCAATCCTAACTATATATTTAACTAATATGAAACTATATAATAAATTATATAAAACTATATTTAACTAATACATTATTTATATAATACTATTTAACAACTATATTAAACAATCTATTAACCCAGTATATAAACTATTCTTTACCTATTAAAATATTTTTTTTATTAATCAGGTAATGTCATAAAAAATATTAAGCAATAAATTGCTAAAATATTTCCAATGACTAAGCTATATGCTTAACTATCGTCAAGCTTTTTTATAAAGGATTTCTATGAGCAAGAATGAATCATCTTACAGGGTTGATTTACATATTTTAGACCATGCAGAAACTATTTATAATACTCTTGGAGAATACAATCCTTTAAAACACAAAGCTCACTTTAAATGCTCTATTGATACAAGCCAGTTAATTGCAAATGGATTTAATTCAAAAGATAAAATAAACAATGTAATGAAATTAATGTTAGATGAGATAATCAATACAAAATATATTTTTAGAGTAAAAACTAGAGAATACATTGATAGAAATGGAAATAAAAAAGAGTATTTTTCAAATAAGAGTTTTGATTTAGCAAGTGATACATTAAGTGCATATCACAATAGAGCTTTTAGTAGTGAAATTGATTTTGATAATATTGAGCCACATTTTCATTTTTTATTAGACTCTTCAAAACAAACTGGTTTAAACTATTACCATTTAAAAAAGCATTTACAAACTGTTGCAAGTAAATATAGTTTAGTATTTCATTTTGATGAAGAAAAAGATAGAAGTGTAAATAAATTTCAAGGACTTATGGAAAAGTGTTCAAGGTTCTCTTGGTTCACTCAAAAGATGACAGATAAACAAGTAATAAACTATGTTAATTCAAAAGCTGATGATTTAACAAAGAACTTAGAGCTTTTATATGATTATGCAACTGCAACTGGTAATTTACAGTTTTATATTAAAGCTATGAACAATATCAAAAAAAGATTAAATAGATTAGATTTAGGTTTCGAGTTCAGGAGTAATAATATAAAGCACATCTACCCTATTCCAATTGATGAAATTACAAATGAAACTTTAATCGCAATTGCAAATAAAGATAAAGAAAAATTAAAAAAGCTAATGACTAGGGATAACTTTTTAGCTAGAGATTACATCAAATATACAAATGGTTTTCAATCTACAATAATTGATGAGTTAAAACAAAGAGATTATATCTTTCCAATAATTTCTTCAAATGATTTAATACTAGATAATATGAAAGGTAAAAGCAAAACAGAGTTTAGAAGTAGTGATAAATTTTTATCTTTTAACAATGCTGTTAAAAATGATATATTAGAAGCTTTAAAATATGCAAAAAATGAAATTGAGCTAAAAGAGATACTTTTAAAATTTGGATATAAAGATTTAGGATTTAGAAATCAAAATATACAAGGAAAAAGAAAAAAAACTGGATTAAAATTTAGCTATGAAGATAAAAATTACTCTGTATATTTTAATCAAATTGGACTAGATGAAAGTACAATTTTATTTCACTTACAAAATAATGTAAAATCAAATGTAACTAATACTTTAGATTTAAAACAAAAATCAAATATTCAAAACCTAAAATTCTTTGATTCTTTCCAAAATAAAATCTATAAAGATATTTACAATCTTGAAAGTGATATTGATTTATCAAGATACTATATTAAAAAAGAGAATAATTCTGTAAAAATAACTTCTAAATCAAAAGATAAAGACCTTGAAATTATTGACTCTATAAATGAAATTTTAAGTAGTGGAGAGATTAGTGAACAAGAGGCTAAATTAATAGTTCAACTTATGAAACAAAAGGGATGGACTGATATTAATAAACTTGATTTTAACGACTCTAGTAAAGAATTTATTTCTAAGATTAGGGATGAGTTTAATAATGAGAAATAATATATTTTGATATAATAACTAATTAATAAGATATTTTTAAATTAAAAAAAAGGTAACATGATAAAAATTATAAAAAAAGTTTTCAATTCTTTAAATGGAAATAAAAATCTAACAAAAAATACAAATAAAGAATCAACATCAATAGATTATAGTGAAAAAGAAGTGAAAGTTGTAACATTCAAAAATAAAAAATTTTCTAATATTGAAAATGAAATAAAAAATGATTTGACTAAGTTTGAAACAATTAAATTTATTGATTGTACTTTTACTAATTGCTTTTCAGATGATTTAATAATAAATAAAAATTGTGAGTTAATTTTTGAAAAATGCACTATTCAAGGAGAATTTAGACACATATTTTGTGAATCAATTATTTTTAAAGATTCTGAAATTGAGAGATATTATTTTAATAATCCTTCAGAAGATAAAATTGAAATAAAAGATTTATTATTTTTTAATTCAAAAATAGACAATTTAGAATTAGAAGGTGTTGTTCTTAAAAAACAACTTATAAAAAATAACAATAATATAAAAGAAAAATTTAAAGAAATTAAGTCTCTAATATTAAAAAATTGTTCAATAGAAAAAAATTTCATAATAGATTCATCAGAAAGAAAAAAAGAAAATGATTCTAAGCGATTCAAAATTACTGAATTAGATTTAACTAATTCAACATTTGAAGAAAATACAAAAGTAAAAATCCAATTTTGTGATATAAATAAAGCTATATTTTATAATACAAAATTTAAAGATTTAGCAGACTTTTATCAAAGTAAATTTGAAGAAGTAGATTTTGAAAGAACTGATTTTGAGAAAATATCAGTTTTTAGTGAATCTGAATTTAATTGTACTTTAAATTTTAAATATACTAAATTCTTAGGAAAAGCGATTTTTAGGGATACAGTAGTTTCAGGAGAATTAGATTTAAGAAATTCTATTTTTGATGATGAAGCAAATTTTTTAGATATTACATCAATATCGAGAAAAGAATATGATGAAAAATTAAAAGATTATAAATTTATTGGAGAACCAACTGATATAAATGTAGCCAATAGAGAAACAGCAAGAATCATAAAAAATTTTTATGATAATTCAAATAATATTATTGAAGCTAATAGATTTTATAAATTAGAAATGAATAAAAGGATGGATGAATATAAACTTTTAAAAAGAAGTGATTATCGTACATTTGAAAGATTTGTATTCTGGCTACATAAAATTAGCTCAAATCATTCTCAAAGTTGGTTTTTAGCTTTTTTTTGGATTATGTTTTTTACATTTACATATTCAGCTTTCATGAACAATTTTAAATATGAATATACTTTAATATATAATGAGTTTTTATCTCAATATTTTGCAAAAATATTTATATTAATTTGTATAGTTATAATGTTATCATTTCTTGTTTTTTGGAAAATGAAAAATGAAAAAAATTTACTCTATTCCTTTTTATTTTTTTCAATAATATGTTTATATTTAGCTTACTCATATTTAACACAGGATGCAAATTTAAAATATTTTTCAAATTCAGTAAACCCTTTTTCTATAATGACAGGAAAAGAAGAATTAACATTTTGGGGACTAGTTTATAAAACAACTATCGCTTATTTAATTTATCAATTAATTATTTCAATAAGACAAAACACAAGAAGAAAATAAATTCATAAA from Arcobacter venerupis includes these protein-coding regions:
- a CDS encoding P-loop NTPase fold protein; this encodes MEKKENNLHIKKYFDNYLKSEKSEFAVLLTAKWGTGKTFFINEYIEDYKKDSKKEECKFIKISLFGISDLKLIDEKIYQQIHPVLGHKYVKFAGGILKNGVKLGIPNIDFNGDSKSDLNVNFDMKSNFDDYFSKNKSKKKLVFIFDDLERTKLDFRLFLGYINSILEELQYKIIIITDEKKLADKEYIEFKEKVIGKTFELQQEDIHSIIKTFVEEYSNKTKNILNENIETLIDVVCKNNDSINLRIVKQSIMAFEYSFEYLEDKFVENKEFIKQLIKNYFILSKELKARMFNNQEENEKSKIVKCIDILNENEINQHIFTNDIWSDILIKSYLDKDILKANIENTTYFIKKRDEPSWYKLWNFRKLNDDEFNLAFADMKDKFIKNNYTDEIVLFHVIALLIFFYKEKLSEYSIDSIEKQIDINISLLKTKEKWGKKLLNKNNMIYGGFGLGFMNSNDEDFVKMYNKILKENEEYFYNQKVLKDKDELELFLKSIRDGDENYLKSFFSEKYQDIPILKDLDTTKFVNSLYECPNKGIQFLAEILSSRYADNYLYQEQVSYCRFLTNEKDFWINVNELIDNYKYDEKQKIKNYMIRENFNKYIVKNTIEKLNNC
- a CDS encoding peroxiredoxin, with the translated sequence MLVTKKAPDFTAKAVLADGQIVENFNLYENIGEKGAVLFFYPLDFTFVCPSEIIAFSKRIEDFTSRGVSVIGCSVDSQFSHFAWRETAVENGGIGRVKFPLVADLSKSISRDYDVLFGESVALRGSFLIDADGTVRHAVINDLPLGRNIDEMIRMVDTMLFTNEHGEVCPAGWTKGDEGMKASTSGVAEYLAKNEGKL
- the trxA gene encoding thioredoxin, which encodes MASYIELNQTNIQETINEGVALVDFWAPWCGPCRMIAPVIEQLAQEFEGKAKICKINTEEEQELTQQYQIRSIPTILFFKNGEIVDQLIGATTKAILEEKLNKYL
- a CDS encoding pentapeptide repeat-containing protein, whose protein sequence is MIKIIKKVFNSLNGNKNLTKNTNKESTSIDYSEKEVKVVTFKNKKFSNIENEIKNDLTKFETIKFIDCTFTNCFSDDLIINKNCELIFEKCTIQGEFRHIFCESIIFKDSEIERYYFNNPSEDKIEIKDLLFFNSKIDNLELEGVVLKKQLIKNNNNIKEKFKEIKSLILKNCSIEKNFIIDSSERKKENDSKRFKITELDLTNSTFEENTKVKIQFCDINKAIFYNTKFKDLADFYQSKFEEVDFERTDFEKISVFSESEFNCTLNFKYTKFLGKAIFRDTVVSGELDLRNSIFDDEANFLDITSISRKEYDEKLKDYKFIGEPTDINVANRETARIIKNFYDNSNNIIEANRFYKLEMNKRMDEYKLLKRSDYRTFERFVFWLHKISSNHSQSWFLAFFWIMFFTFTYSAFMNNFKYEYTLIYNEFLSQYFAKIFILICIVIMLSFLVFWKMKNEKNLLYSFLFFSIICLYLAYSYLTQDANLKYFSNSVNPFSIMTGKEELTFWGLVYKTTIAYLIYQLIISIRQNTRRK
- a CDS encoding cache domain-containing protein, with translation MSKLVKLTAALLLSVTFANAESTQADAKALVDKGVEFCKKVGVTACVEEFNKPDSEFVKDDLYIWANDFDGIITAHPKKPLKGKNMYRYKDRAGNQLFKEFIDKVKADGSGWVDYVWDHPTRGEQTPKTSYVIGIGENQLIGAGVYK